A genomic segment from Diospyros lotus cultivar Yz01 chromosome 5, ASM1463336v1, whole genome shotgun sequence encodes:
- the LOC127801120 gene encoding L-ascorbate oxidase homolog: MWLHLWHLAGVLYLLAGVGAEDPYRFFTWNVTYGDIYPLGVRQQGILINGQFPGPDIYSVTNENLIINIYNSLPEPFLLSWNGVQQRRNSYQDGVFGTTCPIPPGKNFTYHLQVKDQIGSFYYFPSLAFHKAAGGFGGIRILSRPLIPVPFPEPAADYTLLIGDWYKADHAKLKAILDRGHRLPFPDGILVNGRGPNAAYFTVEPGKTYRLRISNVGLQNSLNFRIQGHEMKLVEVEGVHTVQTMLSSLDIHVGQSYSVLVTADQSPQNYYIAVSSRFTSRVLNTTAILHYSNSAKPASGLPPAAPTTVDWSLNQARSIRTNLTASGPRPNPQGSYHYGLINVTRTIRLANSAAPVNGKQRYGVNSVSFIPADTPLKLADYFKIEGVFRVGSIPDSPTGAKMHLDTSVMGADYRAFVEVVFENKENIIQSWHLDGYSFFVVGMDGGRWSPASRKQYNLIDTVSRSTTQVYPKSWTAVYIALDNVGMWNLRSEFWARQYLGQQFYLRVYTTSQSVRDEYPLPNNALLCGRAEGRTP; this comes from the exons ATGTGGCTCCATTTGTGGCATCTAGCCGGCGTTCTCTATCTTCTCGCCGGCGTCGGCGCTGAGGATCCTTACCGGTTCTTCACTTGGAACGTGACCTACGGCGACATCTATCCCCTCGGCGTTCGCCAGCAG GGCATTTTGATAAACGGACAGTTTCCCGGTCCAGACATTTACTCCGTCACCAACGAGAACCTCATCATCAACATCTACAACAGCTTGCCCGAACCATTCCTCCTCTCCTG GAATGGAGTTCAACAGAGGAGAAATTCGTACCAAGACGGAGTGTTTGGAACCACGTGCCCCATTCCTCCCGGCAAGAACTTCACCTATCATTTGCAGGTGAAGGATCAAATCGGCAGCTTCTACTACTTTCCGTCTCTCGCTTTCCACAAAGCGGCCGGCGGGTTCGGCGGAATTCGGATTCTCAGCCGGCCGCTCATTCCCGTTCCGTTCCCTGAACCAGCTGCAGATTACACTCTTCTCATCGGAGATTGGTATAAAGCGGATCACGCG AAACTGAAGGCCATTTTGGACAGGGGCCATAGGCTTCCTTTCCCTGATGGCATTCTAGTCAATGGCCGTGGACCAAATGCTGCATATTTCACAGTTGAACCAG GGAAAACTTACAGGCTGAGAATATCCAATGTGGGGCTGCAAAACAGTCTCAATTTTCGGATTCAAGGGCATGAGATGAAGTTGGTTGAAGTTGAAGGGGTTCACACTGTGCAAACCATGCTTTCCTCCCTCGACATTCATGTCGGTCAATCCTACTCTGTTTTAGTTACAGCCGATCAGTCTCCTCAAAACTACTACATTGCAGTTTCCTCTCGTTTCACCAGCCGGGTGCTTAACACCACTGCGATTCTTCACTATAGCAACTCTGCCAAGCCGGCATCTGGCCTCCCACCGGCTGCTCCCACAACTGTCGACTGGTCGCTAAACCAGGCTCGTTCCATCAG GACTAATCTTACTGCAAGTGGACCGAGGCCTAATCCACAGGGATCCTATCATTATGGCCTTATTAATGTCACCAGAACCATCAGGCTAGCTAATTCGGCAGCTCCTGTCAATGGCAAGCAGAGATATGGAGTTAACAGTGTGTCCTTCATCCCGGCTGACACTCCCCTTAAGCTTGCAGACTACTTCAAGATTGAAGGAGTTTTTCGCGTTGGTAGCATACCCGACAGCCCAACTGGTGCAAAAATGCACCTTGACACGTCTGTAATGGGCGCTGACTATAGGGCTTTTGTGGAGGTGGTGTTTGAGAACAAGGAAAATATCATCCAGAGTTGGCATCTTGATGGGTATTCCTTCTTCGTGGTGGG AATGGATGGAGGCCGGTGGAGCCCTGCTAGCCGGAAGCAGTATAATCTGATAGATACGGTATCGCGCTCCACCACGCAG GTGTACCCTAAGTCATGGACTGCTGTGTACATAGCACTTGACAATGTCGGAATGTGGAACTTAAGAAGCGAGTTTTGGGCGCGTCAGTATCTTGGACAGCAGTTTTATCTTCGCGTTTACACGACATCTCAGTCAGTCCGAGATGAGTACCCCCTTCCAAATAATGCCCTTCTCTGTGGTAGAGCAGAGGGTAGAACCCCATGA